In the Vulpes lagopus strain Blue_001 chromosome 16, ASM1834538v1, whole genome shotgun sequence genome, one interval contains:
- the LOC121476893 gene encoding coiled-coil domain-containing protein 70-like, giving the protein MAVSQSKWINRDRILHLFSSVFSCTQDQNKLKHESHEVEKNLQRDNKVSRDENKALRKEKKSLWGENKALRQENKAFQMDQLIPEVNQSLREQNEVLWKFKNVILESQNPAGEKINALNTERKFYWQQNRGLKAQIKALREQEKAFQTEAKALQEEIRSLHEEIKALKHQERAIKMEEQALMKEGIAIEMEEKALWEEEKALRKENTALREENRALQVEEKALLEEAKVLEEWNKILQVHTCRKKSTRIKQSKRIDLKM; this is encoded by the coding sequence ATGGCTGTCTCTCAATCAAAGTGGATAAATAGAGACAGAATATTGCACttgttttcatctgttttctcttgTACCCAAGATCAAAATAAGCTCAAACATGAGTCTCACGAGGTCGAAAAAAATCTTCAGAGAGACAATAAGGTGTCCAGGGATGAGAACAAGgctcttaggaaagaaaaaaaatccctctggGGAGAAAATAAAGCTCTTCGACAAGAAAACAAAGCCTTCCAAATGGACCAGTTGATCCCGGAGGTAAATCAATCCTTGAGAGAGCAAAACGAGGTCCTATGGAAGTTTAAAAATGTGATCTTAGAGAGCCAAAATCCagcaggggaaaaaatcaatgctttgaacacagaaagaaagttttattggcaACAGAATCGAGGCCTAAAAGCTCAGATCAAGGCTCTCAGAGAACAGGAGAAGGCCTTTCAGACTGAGGCAAAAGCTCTTCAGGAAGAAATAAGGTCTCTCCATGAGGAGATAAAAGCCTTGAAACACCAGGAGAGAGCAATCAAGATGGAGGAACAAGCCCTGATGAAAGAAGGAATAGCAATAGAGATGGAAGAAAAAGCTCTGTGGGAGGAGGAAAAGGCTCTTCGTAAGGAGAACACGGCTCTTAGAGAAGAAAACCGAGCTCTTCAAGTGGAGGAAAAAGCccttctggaagaggcaaaggtCCTTGAGGAGTGGAATAAGATTCTTCAAGTTCACACTTGCCGGAAAAAAAGcacaagaataaaacaaagcaaaagaattgATTTGAAGATGTAA